The proteins below come from a single Corynebacterium glyciniphilum AJ 3170 genomic window:
- a CDS encoding lipase family protein: MGILGTVVGRAGVSGVRGLAVLASAAVAAALAVSPVQGQTLPWGGQASRVEADDVDPFYDAAGLTPGAPGTVLRTVTAPYAPAPSGPDGHQFAVPDRVQKMMYSTTAMGGDPVAVSGYMVEPTVPWTGQGNRPTVVVGRGTVGQGDQCAPSRNWPLDNQPDPVDSGRTVALEGAYDWVFAGHGVRVVVTDYVGMGTPGMHTYMNRAEQAHAMIDAARAARTLVEEHGDEFGSVGFYGHSQGGGASTAAVEAVADYAPELDVVGAYASAPPADLESVQRTIDGSNLVGAIGFTINGLNARYPTLAAELDTHLSEHGRDVLDDLAGMCTDEIGDTYGYQTTEQWTADGRRLDDLLGEIPEGVRAMNEQRIGTGTPAAPTMIVSGRYDKTVAYGQARELAATWCSDGAPVVYRDDILPEISDQNHFLQAVSGSTFGIPFLLDRFHGRPVTGTCDFPA, encoded by the coding sequence ATGGGGATCCTAGGCACTGTGGTGGGTAGGGCAGGGGTGTCGGGCGTGCGGGGACTGGCGGTACTGGCCAGCGCAGCGGTTGCGGCGGCACTGGCGGTGTCTCCGGTGCAGGGGCAGACCCTGCCGTGGGGAGGTCAGGCATCCCGGGTCGAGGCTGACGACGTCGACCCTTTCTATGACGCTGCTGGCCTGACCCCGGGTGCACCCGGAACGGTGCTCCGCACAGTCACCGCGCCCTATGCGCCGGCTCCGTCGGGTCCGGACGGACACCAGTTCGCCGTGCCTGACCGGGTGCAGAAGATGATGTACTCCACCACCGCCATGGGCGGTGATCCCGTTGCTGTCAGCGGCTACATGGTGGAGCCGACGGTGCCATGGACAGGGCAGGGGAACCGTCCCACGGTGGTCGTGGGGCGGGGCACGGTCGGCCAAGGGGATCAGTGCGCCCCCTCGCGGAACTGGCCTCTGGACAACCAGCCGGATCCGGTGGATTCCGGGCGCACGGTGGCTCTGGAAGGTGCGTATGACTGGGTGTTCGCCGGCCACGGAGTCCGGGTGGTGGTGACCGACTACGTGGGAATGGGTACACCGGGGATGCACACCTACATGAACCGGGCGGAACAGGCCCACGCGATGATCGACGCGGCCCGCGCGGCCCGCACTCTCGTCGAGGAACACGGAGATGAGTTCGGGTCCGTTGGTTTCTACGGGCATTCCCAGGGTGGTGGCGCGTCGACCGCCGCGGTCGAAGCAGTCGCCGACTACGCCCCGGAACTGGACGTTGTCGGCGCCTACGCCTCGGCCCCGCCCGCTGACCTGGAGTCGGTACAGCGCACCATCGACGGATCGAACCTGGTCGGCGCGATCGGCTTCACCATCAACGGTCTCAACGCCCGGTACCCCACCTTGGCCGCCGAACTCGACACCCACCTCTCCGAGCATGGCCGTGATGTCCTCGATGACCTGGCCGGCATGTGCACCGACGAGATCGGGGACACCTACGGGTACCAGACCACCGAACAGTGGACGGCGGACGGTCGTCGGCTCGACGACCTCCTCGGGGAGATCCCCGAGGGTGTGCGGGCCATGAACGAGCAACGCATCGGCACCGGCACGCCCGCCGCACCGACGATGATCGTCTCGGGACGCTACGACAAGACAGTCGCCTACGGTCAGGCACGCGAGCTCGCCGCCACGTGGTGCTCGGACGGGGCGCCCGTCGTCTACCGCGACGACATCCTCCCCGAGATCAGCGATCAGAACCACTTCCTCCAGGCGGTCTCCGGAAGCACCTTCGGTATTCCGTTCCTGCTCGACCGGTTCCACGGGCGCCCGGTGACCGGCACCTGCGACTTCCCGGCGTGA
- a CDS encoding SDR family NAD(P)-dependent oxidoreductase: MEEFAGQVAVITGAGGGLGRAHALALAERGVKVVVNDLGNAGAVVDEIISAGGEAIASDADVSDVDASAAMIEAAVQRWGRIDILINNAGILRDKSFAKMELADFRTVVDVHLMGSVNCTKAAWPHMVEQGYGRILMTTSASGIYGNFGQANYGAAKSALVGLANVLAIEGARKGIKVNALAPTAATQMTDGLIDEDAAAKLGPETVAPGAVFLVSPDAPTGVILGAGAGVFAVSRMLEAEPVALPPEECTAEGIAARWDEISDLGNPHTLGSAFDQTALYVRIVTESSVVVGAER, from the coding sequence ATGGAAGAGTTTGCAGGACAGGTTGCCGTCATCACCGGCGCAGGTGGGGGACTGGGCAGGGCCCACGCCCTCGCGCTGGCGGAACGCGGTGTCAAAGTCGTGGTCAACGACCTCGGAAACGCCGGTGCGGTGGTCGATGAGATCATCTCGGCGGGCGGAGAAGCCATCGCCAGCGACGCCGATGTCTCCGATGTCGATGCCTCCGCGGCGATGATCGAGGCCGCGGTACAACGGTGGGGCCGCATCGACATCCTCATCAACAACGCCGGCATCCTCCGCGACAAGAGCTTCGCGAAGATGGAACTCGCCGACTTTCGCACGGTCGTGGACGTCCACCTCATGGGGTCGGTCAACTGCACCAAGGCAGCGTGGCCCCACATGGTCGAGCAGGGTTACGGGCGAATCCTCATGACCACCTCGGCCTCCGGTATCTACGGAAACTTCGGCCAAGCCAACTACGGCGCGGCGAAGTCCGCCCTGGTCGGACTGGCCAACGTGCTCGCCATCGAGGGTGCGCGCAAGGGAATCAAAGTCAACGCTCTGGCGCCGACGGCTGCCACGCAGATGACTGACGGGCTGATCGACGAAGACGCCGCGGCCAAGCTCGGCCCCGAGACCGTCGCCCCCGGCGCCGTCTTCCTCGTCTCGCCGGACGCACCGACCGGCGTCATCCTCGGTGCAGGTGCCGGTGTCTTCGCCGTCTCCCGCATGCTCGAGGCCGAGCCCGTGGCCTTGCCTCCCGAGGAATGTACCGCCGAGGGCATTGCTGCCCGATGGGACGAGATCTCGGATCTCGGTAATCCCCACACACTCGGATCGGCCTTCGACCAGACTGCACTCTACGTGCGGATCGTGACCGAATCGTCCGTCGTCGTCGGCGCGGAGAGGTGA
- a CDS encoding gluconokinase, with protein sequence MSDTTRPRPVHLVIMGVSGSGKTTIAEQLEQRTGVPYAEADVFHPEANKKKMGSGQPLNDDDRWPWLQELRNWMTAQAEKGHSTIVTCSALKKSYRDVLREAVGDEFFVLLDAPEDVLAARMEVRKGHFMPASLLRSQLDTLEGLDADEKGITVDATETPESLAAEILSIDALTVLAHEGRPQ encoded by the coding sequence ATGTCCGATACAACCCGGCCCCGCCCCGTCCACCTCGTCATCATGGGTGTGAGCGGCAGCGGAAAAACCACGATCGCCGAACAGCTCGAACAGCGAACCGGCGTCCCTTACGCCGAGGCCGACGTATTCCACCCCGAGGCGAACAAGAAGAAAATGGGCTCCGGCCAGCCGCTCAACGACGACGACCGTTGGCCCTGGCTGCAGGAACTGCGGAACTGGATGACCGCCCAGGCAGAGAAGGGCCACTCCACCATCGTGACCTGTTCAGCCCTGAAGAAGTCCTACCGCGATGTACTGCGTGAGGCCGTCGGCGACGAGTTCTTCGTTCTGCTGGACGCCCCGGAGGACGTTCTCGCCGCCCGTATGGAGGTGCGCAAAGGCCACTTCATGCCGGCGTCACTGCTGCGTTCCCAACTCGACACCCTCGAAGGCCTCGATGCCGATGAGAAGGGCATCACGGTCGACGCCACCGAGACCCCCGAGTCGCTCGCCGCGGAAATCCTGTCCATCGACGCACTGACCGTGCTCGCCCACGAGGGACGGCCGCAATGA
- a CDS encoding MFS transporter, with amino-acid sequence MSIKNAPAALGSIHTIATRKAMLRLLPILCLAYFMSYVDRTNIAMAKTQLQADVGISVAAFGLGAGLFFITYAFLEVPSNLIMFRVGPRRWIFRIAVSWGTVTALMMFVNNDITFYLLRILLGAAEAGLFPAMMFMITQWFAQKDRATAIGYTYLAATLGIFFGGPMGGALMGMQDTLGLHGWQWMFLVEGALTILVGFVILVMLPDKPQTAAWLSQEEADALTDAATGGDEAHERHSLKGNIKVAFGRPFILLVGLIYFLNQVTNNGVTFNVPSIVEEMNVNSTFTVGLLSGVTGIGGTIGVLLIPRIAKRYTNESAIIGYLAIGCAVAAALFLMTSSPVIRIVLIGVLGFLFIGTLPLFWSVAMPRMTGLMAAAGLAFINTVGLTGGFVGPYVFGLAETASGTPTTGFWIIIAVSIIGGLLAIGLGRALKSEDRAMAKEAALAAATQTTFRQSDINDRYVGDAREPNVDLKEKQ; translated from the coding sequence GTGTCGATCAAGAACGCTCCCGCCGCCCTGGGATCCATCCACACCATCGCCACGCGCAAAGCCATGCTCCGGCTCCTGCCGATCCTGTGCCTCGCCTACTTCATGTCCTATGTGGACCGCACCAATATCGCCATGGCGAAAACCCAGTTGCAGGCCGATGTCGGCATCAGTGTGGCGGCCTTCGGCCTCGGCGCCGGGCTGTTCTTCATCACCTACGCCTTCCTCGAGGTCCCCAGCAACCTCATCATGTTCCGGGTCGGGCCCCGCCGGTGGATCTTCCGTATCGCGGTGAGCTGGGGCACTGTCACCGCCTTGATGATGTTCGTGAACAACGACATCACCTTCTACCTGCTCCGGATTCTGCTCGGCGCCGCTGAGGCGGGGCTGTTCCCGGCCATGATGTTCATGATCACGCAGTGGTTCGCCCAGAAAGACCGGGCGACCGCTATCGGGTACACCTATCTCGCTGCGACGCTCGGCATCTTCTTCGGCGGCCCCATGGGTGGGGCATTGATGGGGATGCAGGACACTCTGGGTCTCCACGGTTGGCAGTGGATGTTCCTGGTTGAGGGAGCACTGACCATCCTCGTCGGGTTCGTCATCCTGGTCATGCTGCCGGACAAGCCGCAGACCGCCGCGTGGTTGAGCCAGGAGGAGGCCGACGCCCTCACCGACGCCGCCACCGGCGGGGATGAGGCCCATGAACGCCATTCTCTCAAAGGCAACATCAAGGTCGCCTTCGGACGTCCCTTCATCCTCCTCGTTGGCCTGATCTACTTCCTCAACCAGGTCACGAACAACGGCGTCACCTTCAACGTCCCCTCCATTGTCGAGGAGATGAACGTCAACAGCACGTTCACGGTCGGTCTGCTTAGTGGCGTCACCGGCATCGGTGGAACCATCGGTGTCCTTCTCATCCCCAGGATCGCGAAACGCTACACCAACGAATCTGCGATTATCGGCTACCTCGCCATCGGCTGTGCCGTCGCCGCTGCGCTGTTCCTCATGACGTCCTCCCCGGTGATCCGCATCGTCCTCATCGGAGTCCTGGGCTTCCTGTTCATCGGGACCCTGCCGTTGTTCTGGTCGGTGGCGATGCCCCGGATGACCGGACTGATGGCCGCCGCTGGCCTGGCGTTCATCAACACGGTCGGACTGACGGGAGGATTCGTCGGCCCCTATGTCTTCGGCCTGGCGGAGACCGCGTCCGGCACACCCACCACCGGTTTCTGGATCATCATCGCCGTCTCCATCATCGGTGGGCTCCTGGCCATCGGATTGGGCAGGGCCCTGAAGAGTGAGGACCGGGCGATGGCCAAGGAAGCAGCGCTGGCAGCGGCCACACAGACCACATTCCGACAATCGGATATCAATGACCGCTATGTCGGCGATGCGCGCGAACCCAACGTAGACCTCAAGGAGAAGCAGTGA
- a CDS encoding glycoside hydrolase family 3 C-terminal domain-containing protein, translated as MTHHTPSTTDDTTGIAALSLADRAGLGSGRNFWQTKDIGDVPSITLTDGPHGLRKQTGGVDHLGLSSSVPATCFPPAAGLSQSWDPGLVERVGAALAEEAQAEDVQVLLGPGVNIKRSPLGGRNFEYYSEDPHLAGALGTAWVTGLQDGGVGASLKHFALNNQEHDRMRASSDVDPRPLREIYLRAFRKIVEDARPWTVMCSYNAVNGVPVRHSRELLTDILRGEWSFDGVVVSDWGAVGGRLRSVAAGLDLQMPSDGGTADAEVVTAVSNGQLDEDAVTVAAERVTALARRATAARRETSFDDETVEKHHALAREAAARSVVLLKNDGADGRHILPIAASGVTGSVAVIGPFAETPRYQGGGSSHVNPTRIDSPLELLKERLAAPVTYAAGFTTDGSGRDSGLLAEAVEDAANADIAVVFLGLSPDQESEGFDRTDLSLPPEQLGLLRAVRAVQERVVVVLSHGGALDLGEVSDLAPAILDANLLGQGGGAGIADVLTGEVNPSGKLTETLPARLADTPAYLDFPGEHGHVRYSEGLFVGYRWYDARNLRVAYPFGHGLSYTTFEYDEVFGQPDDDGDGITVTVGVSNTGRRAGREVVQAYVSVPDSDQVRAPRVLAGFGSVTLEPGEREEIEIHLDRRDLEYWDVRVGRFVLEPGRYVVHLGSSSRDLRGSVEVDLEGEEVHVPLTLESTLGEALAVPAVVDALGDVLGGMTGDGGDGLGVDMVKMMASIPLDRIITFSGGAVTREQLEELLEKANS; from the coding sequence ATGACCCACCACACCCCATCCACCACAGACGACACCACCGGAATCGCGGCCCTGTCGCTGGCAGACCGCGCCGGGCTCGGATCAGGCAGAAATTTCTGGCAGACCAAGGACATCGGTGACGTCCCGTCCATCACATTGACTGACGGGCCGCACGGGCTGCGCAAACAGACCGGTGGCGTCGACCACCTGGGGCTGTCCAGCAGCGTCCCGGCCACCTGCTTCCCGCCGGCCGCCGGTCTCAGCCAGAGCTGGGATCCCGGACTCGTGGAGCGCGTTGGCGCCGCACTCGCCGAGGAAGCGCAGGCTGAGGACGTCCAGGTTCTCCTCGGGCCGGGAGTGAACATCAAACGGTCACCACTGGGTGGGCGCAATTTCGAGTACTATTCCGAGGATCCGCACCTGGCGGGGGCGCTTGGCACCGCCTGGGTCACCGGCCTGCAGGACGGAGGCGTCGGGGCAAGTCTGAAGCACTTCGCGCTCAACAATCAGGAGCACGACAGAATGCGGGCGAGTTCTGACGTTGATCCCCGGCCACTGCGGGAGATCTACCTGCGGGCCTTCCGGAAGATCGTCGAGGACGCCCGCCCTTGGACAGTGATGTGCTCTTACAACGCTGTCAACGGGGTGCCCGTCCGGCACAGCCGCGAACTGCTCACCGACATCCTGCGCGGGGAATGGAGCTTCGACGGTGTGGTCGTCAGCGACTGGGGTGCAGTCGGTGGGCGGTTACGGTCCGTCGCGGCAGGCCTTGACCTGCAGATGCCGTCGGACGGCGGGACGGCGGACGCTGAGGTCGTGACGGCGGTCAGCAACGGGCAGCTCGATGAGGACGCGGTGACCGTCGCGGCGGAGCGTGTGACGGCATTGGCCCGCCGGGCGACCGCGGCACGCCGCGAGACCTCTTTCGACGATGAGACCGTGGAGAAACACCATGCACTCGCACGTGAAGCTGCGGCGAGGTCCGTCGTCCTGCTGAAGAACGACGGTGCGGACGGACGGCACATTCTGCCGATTGCCGCCTCTGGGGTGACCGGTTCCGTCGCCGTGATCGGTCCCTTCGCCGAAACGCCGCGTTACCAGGGCGGGGGAAGCTCCCATGTGAACCCCACCCGTATCGATTCGCCACTGGAACTCCTCAAGGAACGTCTGGCTGCACCCGTGACTTATGCCGCGGGTTTCACCACCGACGGGTCAGGGCGTGACAGCGGACTGCTTGCCGAAGCGGTGGAGGACGCCGCGAATGCAGACATCGCCGTGGTCTTCCTGGGCCTGTCACCGGACCAGGAATCCGAGGGCTTCGACCGGACCGACCTGTCGTTGCCGCCGGAACAGCTTGGACTGTTGCGTGCTGTGCGTGCGGTGCAGGAACGGGTGGTTGTGGTGCTGTCCCACGGTGGCGCGCTGGACCTCGGGGAGGTTTCTGACCTTGCTCCGGCGATCCTGGACGCCAACCTGCTCGGGCAGGGCGGTGGCGCAGGAATCGCCGATGTACTGACCGGAGAGGTGAATCCGTCCGGCAAACTCACCGAGACCCTGCCTGCCAGGTTGGCCGACACCCCGGCCTACCTTGACTTCCCTGGTGAGCACGGGCACGTCCGTTACAGCGAAGGGTTGTTCGTCGGTTACCGCTGGTACGACGCACGCAACCTGCGTGTCGCCTACCCGTTCGGGCACGGCCTGTCCTACACGACCTTCGAATATGACGAGGTCTTCGGTCAGCCGGATGACGACGGCGACGGCATCACGGTCACCGTCGGGGTGAGCAACACCGGACGTCGCGCCGGCCGCGAGGTAGTGCAGGCCTATGTGTCCGTGCCTGATTCTGACCAGGTCAGGGCGCCTAGGGTGCTGGCCGGGTTCGGTTCGGTCACCCTGGAGCCGGGTGAGCGTGAGGAGATCGAGATCCACCTGGACCGGCGTGACCTGGAGTACTGGGATGTGCGGGTGGGCCGTTTTGTCCTGGAACCGGGGCGCTACGTGGTCCACCTTGGGTCATCCAGCAGAGATCTGCGCGGGTCGGTGGAGGTCGATCTGGAGGGTGAGGAGGTGCACGTTCCGCTGACTCTCGAGTCGACACTCGGAGAGGCGCTGGCGGTGCCGGCGGTGGTGGACGCGCTCGGGGACGTTCTCGGCGGGATGACGGGGGACGGCGGTGACGGTCTGGGCGTCGACATGGTGAAGATGATGGCGAGTATCCCGCTCGACCGGATCATCACCTTCAGCGGTGGTGCAGTGACTCGTGAGCAGCTGGAGGAGCTGCTGGAAAAGGCGAATTCCTAG
- a CDS encoding SDR family oxidoreductase, which yields MTTTNYFDISGRTVLVTGGARGIGLMIAEGLLRAGATVLVSTRKTDAAEDAQQALSEYGNVHAIAADISTEEGCRELAEQVRSHTNHLDGLVNNAGATWGAAFDEFPPSAWDKVLGVNVKTPFVLAQLVRPLLEAGAGADPSRIINIGSIDGLAVPNYENYSYSASKAAVHHLTKHMASTLAPSILVNAIAPGPFPTKMMKWVIDERGEEMNRANPLGRLGRPEDIIGLVTFLLSPASSFITGTTIPLDGGLTSTMSVAMYDPINTQN from the coding sequence ATGACCACCACGAACTACTTCGACATCTCAGGACGCACCGTCCTGGTCACCGGTGGTGCACGGGGCATCGGCCTGATGATCGCCGAAGGGCTTCTCCGCGCCGGCGCCACCGTCCTGGTGTCCACCCGTAAAACCGATGCTGCGGAGGACGCTCAGCAGGCGCTCTCGGAGTACGGGAACGTCCACGCGATCGCCGCGGACATCTCGACCGAAGAAGGATGCCGGGAACTCGCCGAGCAGGTCAGAAGCCACACCAACCACCTCGACGGCCTGGTCAACAATGCCGGTGCGACCTGGGGCGCCGCCTTCGACGAATTTCCGCCCTCCGCCTGGGACAAGGTGCTCGGGGTGAACGTCAAGACCCCGTTTGTGCTCGCTCAGCTCGTGCGTCCGTTGCTTGAGGCCGGCGCGGGTGCTGATCCGTCCCGCATCATCAACATTGGTTCCATCGATGGCCTGGCTGTCCCGAACTACGAGAACTACTCCTACTCCGCCTCCAAGGCGGCGGTGCACCACCTGACCAAGCACATGGCATCCACGCTGGCCCCGTCGATTCTGGTGAATGCCATCGCTCCCGGGCCGTTTCCGACGAAGATGATGAAGTGGGTCATCGACGAACGTGGTGAGGAGATGAACAGAGCGAACCCTCTCGGGCGGTTGGGGCGACCTGAGGACATCATCGGCCTCGTGACGTTCTTGTTGTCTCCGGCGAGCTCCTTCATCACCGGCACGACCATCCCCCTCGACGGCGGGCTGACGTCCACGATGTCCGTCGCCATGTACGACCCGATCAACACACAGAACTGA
- a CDS encoding AMP-binding protein: protein MTEQYAEPELGFPLSGIPGFYAAEMPDTVVAEAGGETLTWLELDRRSNGIARGLREKGSERGRIVSLLIPNSIDLILAIFACYKAGASPQVLSPRMTLHELTAILDLGNPAAVIVAEDGSGPDLPGTVTLPELAERQSEDSLDPQTAIAWKAPVSGGSTGRPKIILSGREAVTSDVDPTFWGIGPRERSLITAPLFHNAPLNTALCSIFRGGSVSLLNKFDAEGTLAETDRFGATWIYLVPTMMRRIMALPENIRASYSLASVRSFWHCAEPCPAWLKREWIEWVGAERLWELYAGTEAEAGCTIRGDEWLEHPGSIGAVTWGEIILLDDDGNEITEPDVAGEVFMRPPEGMPPTYHYIGAEPRTHGGWSSLGDMGHFDTDGYLYLHDRSSDMVTVGGVNIYPAEVEAALMEHPRVLTAVIIGLPDPDTGNRLHAIINTTGKGVADDDITQFLGDRLSRNKLPKTYETVSEPLRDDAGKVRRPALRAARLATLGNTDDSRKAS from the coding sequence GTGACCGAACAGTACGCAGAGCCCGAACTCGGTTTCCCGTTGTCGGGGATCCCCGGCTTCTATGCGGCGGAGATGCCGGACACAGTGGTTGCGGAAGCCGGTGGGGAGACGCTGACCTGGCTGGAGCTGGATCGACGGAGCAACGGGATCGCCCGTGGCCTGAGAGAGAAAGGTTCGGAGCGCGGCCGCATCGTCTCGCTGTTGATCCCCAATTCCATCGACCTGATCCTGGCGATCTTCGCCTGTTATAAGGCAGGCGCCAGCCCGCAGGTGCTCTCGCCACGGATGACGCTGCACGAACTGACAGCAATCCTGGACCTCGGTAACCCTGCTGCCGTCATCGTCGCCGAGGACGGCAGCGGCCCCGACCTCCCCGGCACCGTGACCTTACCGGAGCTGGCTGAGCGACAGTCTGAGGACAGCCTGGACCCGCAGACCGCCATCGCCTGGAAGGCCCCCGTCTCGGGCGGTTCCACGGGGCGGCCGAAGATCATCCTGTCGGGCCGGGAGGCTGTCACCTCGGACGTCGACCCGACCTTCTGGGGTATCGGGCCACGGGAAAGGTCGCTGATCACCGCGCCCCTGTTCCACAACGCGCCACTGAACACAGCGCTGTGCAGTATCTTCCGTGGCGGTTCCGTGTCCCTGCTGAACAAGTTCGACGCCGAGGGCACCCTGGCGGAGACTGACCGTTTCGGCGCCACCTGGATCTACCTCGTTCCCACGATGATGCGCCGGATCATGGCCCTGCCCGAGAATATCCGGGCGTCGTACTCATTGGCGTCTGTGCGGTCTTTCTGGCATTGCGCAGAACCCTGCCCAGCCTGGCTGAAGCGGGAATGGATCGAGTGGGTGGGGGCCGAGCGTCTCTGGGAGCTGTACGCCGGTACAGAAGCAGAGGCCGGCTGCACCATCCGCGGCGATGAATGGCTGGAGCACCCAGGGTCGATCGGTGCCGTCACCTGGGGAGAGATCATCCTGTTGGATGATGACGGCAACGAGATCACCGAACCCGATGTTGCAGGTGAGGTATTTATGCGCCCGCCGGAGGGCATGCCGCCGACGTACCACTACATCGGTGCGGAACCGAGGACACACGGTGGCTGGTCGTCACTGGGCGACATGGGCCACTTCGACACCGACGGCTACCTCTACCTCCACGACCGCAGCTCCGACATGGTCACCGTTGGTGGCGTGAATATCTACCCTGCCGAGGTCGAGGCGGCACTGATGGAGCATCCCCGAGTACTTACCGCGGTCATCATCGGCCTCCCGGACCCGGACACGGGCAACCGGCTGCACGCCATCATCAACACCACCGGCAAAGGGGTCGCAGACGACGACATAACGCAGTTCCTCGGCGATCGTCTGTCACGCAACAAGCTGCCGAAGACCTACGAGACTGTCAGCGAACCTCTCCGCGACGATGCCGGCAAAGTGCGGAGACCCGCACTTCGCGCGGCCAGGCTAGCTACCCTCGGAAACACCGACGATTCCAGAAAGGCATCATGA
- a CDS encoding SMI1/KNR4 family protein, producing MKRAFMHEGKEDRSLEFAHPGKPCDEARLANIESTLGKVLPPRYREVIMTTGGGILGINTRVILDSHSSSRDDEVFHIDQMWGNGATTNGSDNNIDSVVPFLADEYQIPDSVLLFATSNSGMHGYFVINYYLEGYPPGSVLYVDDEINGQITKISDTFDQFIGNVQQDTESPSGRDYGTPQLTPVEGAKKGALSEDLIRMVDTAPVRDAEELVRAAAAQKVSQEKPYAIGSDENSKILLDIFMWLLSGYRPVWNFDDFAFGRKETSSPNFDTIIKDCFSTGENYMGFNYSRFKLNMWWDDRVGNGFLVNSGQGYQFKEDYLNSLFNTLRETL from the coding sequence ATGAAAAGGGCATTCATGCACGAAGGAAAAGAAGATCGCAGCCTAGAATTTGCACACCCAGGAAAACCATGCGACGAGGCAAGACTCGCGAATATTGAGTCCACCCTCGGGAAAGTCCTGCCACCACGCTACCGCGAGGTAATCATGACCACCGGGGGAGGGATTCTCGGGATAAATACTCGAGTAATTCTTGACTCACATTCTTCCAGTAGAGATGATGAGGTATTTCATATCGATCAGATGTGGGGAAACGGGGCAACAACTAACGGATCCGATAACAATATTGACAGTGTTGTTCCGTTCCTCGCTGACGAATATCAAATTCCTGATTCAGTTCTTCTTTTCGCGACCTCAAACAGCGGAATGCACGGTTATTTTGTCATCAACTATTATCTCGAAGGATATCCTCCAGGCTCGGTTCTTTATGTCGACGATGAGATCAACGGGCAGATAACCAAGATTTCCGACACGTTCGATCAATTTATTGGCAATGTCCAACAAGATACAGAAAGCCCCTCAGGTAGGGACTACGGCACCCCGCAACTTACTCCCGTTGAGGGCGCAAAGAAAGGTGCACTTTCTGAAGATCTGATCCGCATGGTTGACACCGCCCCTGTCCGAGATGCCGAGGAATTAGTGCGGGCTGCCGCCGCTCAGAAAGTCTCTCAAGAGAAGCCATATGCCATCGGTTCTGATGAGAACTCAAAGATATTACTCGATATATTCATGTGGCTACTTAGTGGCTATAGGCCAGTGTGGAATTTTGATGATTTTGCATTTGGCCGGAAAGAGACGAGTTCTCCGAATTTCGACACCATAATTAAAGACTGCTTCAGCACTGGCGAAAACTATATGGGGTTTAACTATTCTCGATTTAAGCTGAATATGTGGTGGGACGATCGCGTGGGTAATGGATTCCTCGTCAATTCCGGGCAGGGGTACCAGTTTAAGGAGGACTATCTGAACTCCTTGTTCAACACTCTGCGCGAGACCCTCTGA